A single Sphingomonas sp. IW22 DNA region contains:
- a CDS encoding mechanosensitive ion channel family protein: MQQVSFLGQSIPAFVLDIGVVALSILVALVIHGVGMRILDRLAARTPASSDDIFVEHARKPLRWIAVAIALATVRRFLDLSDTADAVWTQAAGLVVPALVGWLAIGVIRATGKSIELDADISVADNLRARRRRTRSAILVRIAVVGVGFITICLMLLSIPSIRSVGVTLMASAGLAGLAVGAAAQPLLKNLIAGVQMAFTEPIRLDDVVIVEGEWGRIEEIRLTYVVVAIWDERRLVVPVSQFLEKPFQNWTRSTSQLLGSVFLMLDPATNIDRLRAHAEEVVKANPRWDGRAFVLQVTDTKPDAIEVRILATARDAAQAFDLRCDVREAMLAYIRVEMPEALPRRRVAMDAPANAGSGAA; encoded by the coding sequence ATGCAGCAAGTCTCGTTTTTGGGTCAGAGCATTCCCGCGTTCGTTCTCGACATTGGGGTCGTCGCATTGTCGATCCTGGTTGCGTTGGTCATCCACGGCGTGGGCATGCGGATCCTCGACCGGTTGGCGGCACGGACGCCGGCGTCGAGTGATGATATCTTTGTTGAGCATGCGCGAAAGCCGCTTCGCTGGATCGCGGTGGCGATTGCGCTGGCGACGGTGCGGCGGTTTCTGGACCTGTCGGACACCGCCGATGCCGTCTGGACACAAGCCGCAGGGCTGGTCGTGCCTGCGCTGGTCGGATGGCTGGCGATCGGCGTCATCCGCGCGACGGGCAAGTCGATCGAGCTGGACGCCGACATCAGCGTCGCCGACAATCTGCGCGCGCGCAGGCGGCGGACGCGTAGCGCCATATTGGTGCGGATCGCCGTGGTCGGCGTCGGCTTCATCACCATCTGCCTGATGCTGCTGAGCATCCCCAGTATCCGCAGCGTCGGCGTGACGCTGATGGCGTCGGCTGGTCTGGCTGGCTTGGCGGTCGGCGCCGCGGCCCAGCCGCTGCTGAAGAACCTGATCGCGGGCGTGCAGATGGCGTTTACCGAACCCATCCGGCTGGACGATGTGGTCATCGTCGAAGGGGAGTGGGGGCGGATCGAGGAGATCCGGCTCACCTATGTCGTCGTTGCCATCTGGGACGAACGGCGGCTGGTCGTGCCGGTTTCGCAGTTCCTGGAAAAGCCCTTCCAGAACTGGACCCGCAGCACCAGTCAGCTGCTCGGCTCGGTATTCCTGATGCTGGACCCCGCCACCAATATCGACCGGCTGCGTGCCCATGCGGAGGAAGTGGTAAAGGCCAATCCGCGCTGGGATGGTCGCGCTTTCGTCCTGCAGGTCACCGATACCAAGCCCGATGCGATCGAGGTCCGCATCCTCGCCACCGCGCGCGATGCGGCACAGGCGTTCGACCTGCGCTGCGATGTGCGCGAAGCGATGCTGGCCTATATCCGCGTCGAAATGCCGGAGGCGCTGCCCCGCCGGCGCGTCGCGATGGACGCACCGGCGAATGCGGGATCAGGCGCGGCGTGA
- a CDS encoding DUF6538 domain-containing protein has product MSHSVRRANSRFEQFRMAVPADIRDLVGKREWTHSLETTDPTLAAARRASHSAHYKAEILRLRSVLSRQAKTDAATLVDRAFTRFATYSQSMDNAVAGELMKIATIVRSSWSVEHARAVEQQHLGEAQTGYYDPEPTPIPAIDDENERRLFCIRAEIFEGRNLPTDGLVYQELARALLARGVFQPLRFAVEYLQYVVPEIDITTRDGYDRVAEAYLTRLAEHEFESWPQNIREALAPIAQPPSPARPEPAIVSHPAPVVVSGPSLYDAFDEWKRRKGIVGNHKTADEFETAIRRFEILCGTSDVTLITTEMVEGFGDTVAMLPSRPKKEIANLPLLEQIARAEANSLPTLSPPTVGKQVGAIKAVLSVARRKKWISHNPAADVVIEGAKWQGDERDHFSDDDLHRIYTSPLMTDPDACSDTMFWILFLAPFHGSRPGEHCKLKPNEVVRDDGAWVMRFRRDRRQSASANPTDTPRRQKTRNSIRDVPLHWIVLEGGFIDFVSHQRKRGAAWLFDDLKVDRYGDRYKLLSRDINKALRQLGITEVDKAFYSTRHTMKREGRRRRITKQSLDQLAGHASSDVGDRYGGGLPIDMLKEDIDRLEFRSVPWDAVVACALARVARLSAQRDMRSSAAANHYECH; this is encoded by the coding sequence ATGTCGCATTCGGTCAGACGAGCAAATTCCCGGTTCGAGCAGTTCCGCATGGCGGTGCCTGCCGACATTCGTGATCTTGTCGGCAAGCGTGAGTGGACCCATTCGCTCGAGACGACCGATCCGACACTGGCTGCCGCAAGGCGTGCAAGCCACAGCGCCCACTACAAGGCCGAGATCCTTCGTTTGCGGTCAGTCTTGTCCAGACAGGCGAAAACGGATGCTGCCACGCTCGTCGACCGGGCGTTCACCCGATTTGCCACATACTCTCAGTCGATGGACAACGCCGTCGCCGGGGAGTTGATGAAGATCGCGACGATCGTCCGCAGTTCCTGGAGCGTTGAGCACGCGCGAGCCGTCGAGCAGCAGCACCTTGGCGAGGCCCAAACCGGATATTACGATCCAGAGCCGACACCGATTCCGGCGATCGACGATGAAAACGAGCGCCGTTTGTTTTGCATTCGCGCGGAGATCTTTGAAGGTCGCAACCTTCCCACAGACGGTCTGGTTTATCAGGAACTGGCACGCGCGCTGCTGGCGCGGGGGGTTTTCCAGCCGCTCCGTTTTGCAGTCGAATATCTGCAGTATGTTGTCCCTGAAATCGACATCACGACCCGCGACGGATATGATCGAGTAGCCGAAGCGTATTTGACCCGCCTGGCGGAACATGAATTTGAATCATGGCCGCAGAATATCCGCGAAGCGCTGGCGCCGATCGCACAGCCGCCTTCTCCGGCGCGGCCGGAACCGGCGATTGTCTCGCATCCAGCGCCCGTCGTCGTCAGCGGCCCATCCCTGTATGACGCCTTTGACGAGTGGAAGCGCCGCAAAGGGATCGTCGGAAACCACAAGACTGCGGACGAGTTCGAAACCGCGATCAGGCGGTTTGAAATCCTGTGCGGCACATCGGACGTGACCCTTATCACAACTGAAATGGTCGAAGGGTTCGGCGATACGGTCGCCATGTTGCCATCACGGCCGAAGAAGGAAATCGCGAACCTCCCGCTCCTCGAGCAGATCGCGCGTGCCGAAGCGAATTCGCTGCCTACATTATCGCCGCCGACGGTCGGGAAGCAGGTGGGTGCGATCAAGGCGGTTCTGAGCGTTGCGAGGCGGAAAAAGTGGATCAGCCACAATCCCGCCGCCGATGTCGTGATCGAAGGCGCGAAATGGCAAGGCGACGAACGCGATCATTTCTCCGACGACGATTTACATCGCATCTACACATCGCCGCTGATGACGGACCCCGACGCCTGCAGCGACACGATGTTCTGGATCCTGTTCCTCGCCCCGTTTCACGGTTCCCGTCCCGGTGAGCATTGCAAGCTGAAACCTAATGAGGTCGTTCGGGACGATGGGGCGTGGGTGATGCGATTTCGTCGGGATCGGCGCCAAAGCGCATCGGCGAATCCGACCGATACACCTCGACGTCAAAAGACCAGGAATTCCATCCGTGACGTCCCGCTGCATTGGATCGTACTCGAGGGCGGCTTCATCGACTTCGTCAGCCATCAAAGGAAGCGTGGAGCGGCATGGCTCTTCGATGACCTTAAAGTCGACCGCTATGGCGATCGCTACAAGTTGCTGTCGCGCGATATAAACAAGGCGCTGCGCCAGCTGGGCATTACTGAGGTCGACAAGGCATTCTACTCGACCCGGCATACAATGAAGCGCGAAGGCCGCCGCCGCCGCATCACCAAGCAGAGCCTGGATCAGCTTGCAGGGCATGCAAGTTCGGACGTTGGTGACCGTTATGGCGGCGGCCTTCCGATCGACATGCTCAAGGAAGATATCGACCGTCTGGAATTCCGAAGTGTGCCGTGGGACGCAGTGGTTGCATGCGCATTGGCCCGGGTTGCTCGTCTGAGCGCGCAACGTGACATGAGATCATCGGCCGCTGCGAACCATTACGAATGCCACTGA
- a CDS encoding SOS response-associated peptidase produces MCNRYRMTAAQAELATRYGAGPIYPPDLDLPPPELFPKRPAFVVRDQDGARGLDIMRWGFPPPPAGKAPVTNVRNLSSPFWRSALKNPERRCLVPFTAFSEYGQVRSIDGKLPLHWFNIPSRPIVSFAGIWRPTEDGAKFAFLTTEPNSLVAPIHPKAMPVLLHDEDEERWLHGSIDDVIELAVPYPAQLMLVA; encoded by the coding sequence ATGTGCAACCGGTACCGCATGACCGCCGCCCAAGCTGAACTCGCCACGCGCTATGGTGCTGGTCCGATCTACCCGCCGGACCTCGACCTGCCCCCGCCCGAGCTTTTCCCAAAGCGGCCGGCGTTTGTCGTCCGTGACCAGGACGGTGCGCGCGGTCTCGACATTATGCGGTGGGGCTTCCCGCCGCCGCCCGCCGGAAAGGCCCCGGTCACGAACGTGCGAAACCTATCGAGCCCCTTCTGGCGATCGGCCCTGAAGAATCCTGAGCGCCGCTGCCTCGTCCCGTTCACGGCGTTCAGCGAGTACGGTCAAGTCCGCAGCATCGATGGGAAACTGCCGCTTCATTGGTTCAACATCCCCTCTCGCCCGATCGTTAGCTTCGCTGGCATCTGGCGGCCGACTGAGGACGGCGCGAAATTCGCCTTTCTGACAACCGAGCCGAACAGTCTCGTTGCGCCGATCCATCCGAAGGCGATGCCGGTACTGCTGCACGACGAGGACGAGGAGCGTTGGCTGCATGGCTCGATAGACGACGTGATCGAACTGGCGGTGCCCTATCCGGCTCAACTGATGCTCGTCGCTTAA
- a CDS encoding DUF3363 domain-containing protein, whose translation MRPIRARDAGFGRELRNALASPSVDLQKAMAAGSEWLPARSRFLRRCELLRIAGGLRSELDKSFVEGGRNKIDGRLMLRAHLLSGRYALVKRGREFLLSPHIAQYLPVCKRPMSCRTVAGNQPASKAPQVPPSAIPSINPKSGH comes from the coding sequence CTGCGTCCGATCCGGGCGCGGGACGCCGGGTTCGGTCGCGAGCTGCGCAACGCCCTGGCTTCGCCGAGCGTCGACTTGCAGAAGGCGATGGCAGCGGGATCAGAATGGCTCCCGGCGCGATCGAGATTTTTGCGGCGGTGCGAACTGCTCCGCATTGCCGGGGGGTTGCGCAGCGAATTGGACAAAAGCTTCGTGGAAGGCGGCCGGAACAAGATTGACGGCCGATTGATGCTGCGCGCCCATCTCCTCAGCGGTCGCTACGCACTCGTCAAGCGCGGTCGGGAATTCCTGCTTTCCCCGCACATCGCTCAATATCTGCCCGTCTGCAAACGGCCCATGAGCTGCCGGACTGTTGCCGGAAACCAGCCGGCCAGCAAAGCGCCCCAAGTGCCGCCGTCCGCCATCCCTTCGATCAACCCCAAAAGCGGCCACTGA
- a CDS encoding HNH endonuclease signature motif containing protein, whose protein sequence is MAGRDDRHGFGLTAPVERLRGRAGQRQRLRRLRRTNGLCEHCLKEERVTIAAVVNHIVPLIQGGSDEDSNTENLCAAHDREATARQFGFDVALGARGVGKSGRPTSSHHAWAGPAPTTASIGRRRPTPPRGGESLTGQGADTAPLLRALRERFQSKKFG, encoded by the coding sequence GTGGCAGGGCGTGACGATCGACATGGCTTCGGCCTGACGGCCCCCGTTGAGCGGCTGCGCGGCCGGGCTGGGCAGCGCCAGCGCCTGCGTCGGCTGAGGCGGACGAACGGGCTTTGCGAGCACTGTCTGAAGGAAGAGCGAGTGACGATCGCCGCGGTCGTCAATCATATCGTCCCGCTGATCCAAGGCGGATCGGACGAGGACAGCAACACCGAGAACCTCTGCGCCGCCCATGATCGGGAAGCGACGGCGCGGCAGTTTGGTTTCGACGTGGCGCTCGGCGCGCGCGGTGTCGGCAAGAGCGGGCGACCAACCAGCAGTCACCACGCCTGGGCTGGTCCGGCGCCGACCACGGCTTCGATCGGCCGCCGGCGGCCGACCCCCCCCCGGGGGGGCGAAAGTCTGACGGGGCAGGGGGCGGACACCGCCCCTCTCCTCCGTGCGCTGCGAGAGCGTTTTCAAAGTAAAAAGTTCGGGTGA
- a CDS encoding terminase large subunit domain-containing protein, with product MARRVRGGSADPTTAWAQAAVRGDFVVGDLVKYAAERHLRDLRDAEKRGYFWRPELAQRALDFFPSVFTITDGPAAGKPFHLLPYQTFCVGSLMGWVNADGRWRFRNAFVETGKGQAKSPMMAGLGLFAMGWCGFPRAQVYSIAANKQTANVLFKDAFAMCRAQVPGYDEGETLEGLGHVLLRGEGDNVWKIEHPGSQSFFLPLAGGTAQSGPRPRMVLADEIHEFTVDTQIEIWRRAITKVAGSAMMVMGTNTPATSQLVGTSYSNTAIAIAKGDVKDDTQFAFVARVDKRDHDDVFTKEECWPKALPALGITYPVQNLREEVATAQIGSLERHIFPRAGARALAAIDAAELLELLELIDGAETARRVRQRLDAIFAFARPRGWVEDNPAALIAAELAPPAAPIRHPAVTIAADARGAYSAIASTSARPIVNLAAQFLALTAVRVGSLRLATWDEIKTDEAGAPVWRIPAAHLKLSRARKASADHDHLVPLSPAAMAVLEAARDHSGGAAAKIFPIGERAIGELHHRAGLTGRHVPHGWRASFSTVLNEALPEERIAIDEALAHQVKGKVEGAYNRAAQIDRRRTLFDAWAAILAGEVAAPEH from the coding sequence TTGGCCCGGCGGGTTAGGGGCGGGTCGGCCGACCCGACCACTGCCTGGGCGCAAGCGGCGGTTCGCGGCGACTTTGTCGTTGGCGACCTGGTCAAATATGCCGCCGAGCGGCACCTGCGCGATTTGCGCGATGCTGAGAAGCGAGGATATTTCTGGCGGCCGGAGCTGGCTCAGCGCGCACTGGACTTCTTCCCGTCCGTCTTCACGATCACAGACGGCCCTGCCGCAGGGAAGCCGTTCCACCTGCTGCCCTACCAGACCTTCTGCGTCGGGTCGCTGATGGGCTGGGTCAACGCCGATGGCCGGTGGCGATTCCGCAACGCTTTCGTGGAGACCGGGAAGGGACAGGCCAAGTCGCCGATGATGGCGGGTCTGGGTCTGTTTGCGATGGGCTGGTGCGGCTTTCCTCGCGCTCAGGTCTATTCGATTGCGGCGAACAAGCAGACCGCCAACGTCCTGTTCAAGGACGCGTTCGCGATGTGCCGGGCGCAGGTGCCCGGTTACGATGAGGGGGAAACGCTCGAAGGCCTTGGGCATGTGCTGCTGCGCGGCGAGGGTGACAACGTCTGGAAGATTGAGCATCCGGGCTCGCAGTCATTCTTCCTTCCGCTTGCCGGCGGTACCGCCCAGTCCGGGCCTCGCCCGCGAATGGTCCTGGCCGACGAGATCCACGAGTTCACCGTCGATACCCAGATCGAGATCTGGCGGCGCGCGATTACCAAGGTTGCCGGTTCGGCGATGATGGTCATGGGGACCAACACGCCCGCAACGTCGCAACTGGTCGGCACCTCGTACAGCAACACCGCGATCGCAATCGCAAAGGGCGACGTAAAGGACGACACCCAGTTCGCCTTCGTGGCGCGCGTTGACAAGCGGGACCACGACGACGTCTTCACGAAGGAGGAGTGCTGGCCGAAGGCGCTGCCAGCCCTGGGCATTACCTATCCGGTCCAGAACCTGCGCGAAGAAGTGGCAACGGCGCAGATCGGATCGCTCGAGCGGCACATCTTCCCCCGCGCTGGCGCTCGTGCCCTGGCAGCGATCGACGCGGCCGAGCTGCTCGAGTTGCTTGAATTGATCGACGGCGCGGAAACGGCACGCCGCGTCCGGCAGCGCCTCGATGCGATCTTCGCGTTCGCTCGCCCGCGTGGTTGGGTCGAGGACAATCCGGCCGCTCTGATCGCCGCCGAGCTCGCGCCGCCGGCAGCACCCATTCGGCATCCGGCAGTGACAATCGCCGCGGACGCGCGCGGCGCCTACAGCGCGATCGCGTCAACCAGCGCGCGGCCGATCGTGAACCTCGCTGCGCAGTTTCTCGCGCTCACTGCCGTCCGCGTCGGGTCGCTGCGGTTGGCCACATGGGATGAGATTAAGACCGACGAAGCAGGCGCGCCTGTGTGGCGCATTCCCGCCGCGCACCTGAAGCTGAGCCGCGCGCGCAAGGCTTCAGCTGACCATGACCACCTTGTGCCGCTGTCGCCGGCGGCAATGGCGGTTCTTGAGGCTGCGCGTGACCATTCCGGTGGCGCTGCCGCGAAAATATTTCCGATCGGAGAACGCGCGATCGGCGAGTTGCACCATCGCGCCGGACTGACCGGTCGTCACGTGCCGCACGGTTGGCGCGCCAGTTTTTCGACGGTGCTGAATGAGGCGCTGCCCGAAGAACGCATAGCGATCGACGAGGCTTTGGCGCATCAGGTGAAGGGAAAGGTAGAAGGCGCTTACAACCGGGCAGCACAGATCGATCGCCGGCGTACGCTGTTCGACGCTTGGGCCGCGATCCTTGCCGGCGAAGTGGCGGCCCCAGAGCACTGA
- a CDS encoding MFS transporter, producing the protein MGSAAGSTSIVGERAPYFWAGCAAISAGVLLHLPMLAMAHSMGNHLNGMPMDASMWLGMVLILIGVPLACFGALPKVRDGHGDHAGTNYEAPDTTPLGRWHAATLLVLTLGLIIDVMKPATLGFVLPGMAAEYGIARSQVALLPLVALTGTTIGSFLWGWLADIYGRRVSILLSTILFVSTAICGAMPAFAWNLVMCFLMGISAGGMLPVIYTLLAEVMPPRHRSWVLVLVGGMGLVGGYLAASGAAYVLEPVYGWRALWLQGFPSGLLLLALARFIPETPRFLAERGRVTELAQMQKRFGLAPKPRPIEAPADTPTSTGHHRLTAALVMTALCWSFVNFGLLLWLPSDLQARGYSAEVASGILAKSSLLAFPTVLLAALFYARRSSKWTLVGTIGLTFAGLIGAMLPPSLLSWEPVLITVIAMLIVGTNGTIAVLLPYTAENYPLGTRGRATGLVAGSSKFGGVAVQVAALAGFAPTLVGAALALLVPTAVSAGMIAWFGRETRGRSLRELEAE; encoded by the coding sequence ATGGGGAGTGCAGCGGGAAGCACATCAATCGTCGGAGAGCGCGCGCCCTATTTCTGGGCGGGTTGCGCCGCGATCAGCGCTGGTGTGCTGCTGCATCTGCCAATGCTGGCGATGGCGCACAGCATGGGCAACCACCTCAACGGGATGCCGATGGACGCCAGCATGTGGCTGGGCATGGTCCTCATCCTGATTGGCGTGCCGCTCGCCTGTTTTGGTGCATTACCCAAGGTACGAGACGGCCATGGCGATCATGCCGGGACTAATTACGAGGCTCCAGACACAACTCCGCTCGGCCGCTGGCACGCGGCAACCCTGCTGGTGCTCACGCTGGGCCTGATCATCGACGTCATGAAGCCCGCGACGCTCGGCTTCGTACTCCCCGGAATGGCCGCCGAATACGGCATTGCGCGCTCGCAGGTCGCGCTGCTGCCCCTGGTCGCCCTCACAGGTACCACCATCGGCTCGTTCCTGTGGGGCTGGCTGGCGGACATCTATGGTCGCCGCGTCTCGATCCTGCTTTCAACCATCCTGTTCGTCTCGACCGCCATCTGCGGGGCGATGCCAGCCTTCGCCTGGAACCTGGTGATGTGCTTTCTCATGGGCATATCGGCCGGCGGGATGCTTCCTGTGATCTACACGCTGCTCGCCGAAGTGATGCCGCCGCGCCATCGTAGTTGGGTGCTGGTGCTGGTCGGCGGGATGGGGCTGGTCGGAGGTTATCTCGCCGCGAGCGGGGCGGCCTATGTCCTGGAACCGGTCTATGGGTGGCGCGCGCTTTGGCTCCAAGGGTTTCCAAGCGGATTGCTGCTGCTCGCCTTGGCGCGGTTCATTCCCGAAACGCCGCGCTTCCTTGCCGAACGCGGCCGCGTAACCGAACTGGCGCAGATGCAGAAGCGCTTCGGCCTAGCGCCTAAGCCGCGACCTATCGAGGCCCCGGCCGATACGCCAACAAGCACCGGACATCACCGCCTCACCGCCGCGCTCGTCATGACTGCGCTGTGCTGGAGTTTCGTCAATTTCGGGCTGCTGCTGTGGCTTCCATCGGACCTGCAGGCCCGCGGCTATAGCGCCGAAGTGGCGAGCGGAATTCTCGCCAAATCATCGCTGCTCGCGTTCCCCACCGTCTTGCTGGCCGCGCTGTTCTATGCGCGTCGGAGCAGCAAATGGACACTTGTCGGCACAATCGGCCTGACCTTTGCCGGCCTTATCGGAGCGATGCTGCCCCCGTCGCTGTTAAGTTGGGAGCCGGTGCTGATCACGGTCATCGCGATGCTGATCGTCGGCACTAACGGGACGATCGCGGTACTGCTGCCCTACACGGCGGAAAACTATCCCCTCGGCACCCGGGGGCGGGCAACAGGGTTGGTGGCGGGGAGCAGCAAGTTCGGCGGGGTGGCAGTACAGGTTGCGGCCCTCGCGGGCTTTGCACCGACGCTGGTGGGTGCAGCGCTGGCGCTGCTGGTTCCGACGGCGGTGTCTGCCGGAATGATCGCTTGGTTCGGGCGCGAAACCCGGGGGCGCAGCCTCCGCGAGTTGGAAGCAGAGTAG
- a CDS encoding P27 family phage terminase small subunit translates to MAKPTRKQVVKTSAPSVPPVDESVVAQPDWSLLLPDAREQAVAAEHWRRLVGEMMDREILSSSNGHALQRLVLAYLVYDRCSRALADGGIVDEPNADNPKAIARLSIHYKAMQEAEKTAERLEAQLGLTPGRRGKVAKVTKKRQRTAGADAFLGPAG, encoded by the coding sequence ATGGCGAAACCGACCCGCAAGCAAGTGGTGAAAACATCGGCTCCCAGCGTCCCGCCCGTTGATGAGAGTGTCGTCGCTCAACCCGACTGGTCGCTGCTTTTGCCGGATGCGCGCGAACAGGCGGTGGCCGCCGAGCATTGGCGGCGGCTTGTCGGGGAGATGATGGACCGGGAGATCCTGTCGTCTTCCAACGGGCACGCGCTTCAGCGGCTTGTGCTTGCCTATCTGGTCTATGATCGGTGCTCGCGGGCACTGGCCGACGGCGGCATCGTCGATGAACCGAACGCCGACAATCCCAAGGCGATCGCTCGCTTGTCGATCCACTACAAGGCGATGCAGGAAGCCGAGAAGACCGCAGAGCGGCTCGAGGCGCAGCTTGGCCTCACGCCCGGACGGCGCGGCAAGGTCGCGAAGGTGACGAAGAAGCGTCAGCGCACCGCCGGCGCCGACGCGTTCCTTGGCCCGGCGGGTTAG
- a CDS encoding DUF3164 family protein translates to MSDGTHPAAIDVGGKPYLRDAKGNLVPMAAVKPADLLMDETVRGILDAARQMSAAIATFKAMSFEKVGALQSLLAQEYGATLGGKKGNITLLTFDGCEKVQVAVADVIEFGPELQAAKVLIDECLTDWSSDSRVELQSLVNRVFAVDKEGQINRAELFMLLRVDINDPRWLRAMDAIRDSIRVVGARTYMRFYQRATPDAGWQGVTIDMASA, encoded by the coding sequence ATGAGCGACGGCACGCACCCGGCGGCGATTGACGTTGGCGGGAAGCCGTATCTGCGCGATGCCAAGGGCAACCTTGTCCCGATGGCTGCGGTGAAGCCGGCCGACCTGCTGATGGACGAGACGGTGCGCGGCATCCTGGACGCGGCGCGGCAGATGTCGGCGGCGATCGCCACTTTCAAGGCGATGTCGTTCGAGAAGGTGGGCGCGCTTCAGAGCCTGCTGGCGCAGGAATATGGCGCCACGCTGGGCGGGAAGAAGGGCAACATCACGCTGCTGACCTTTGACGGTTGCGAGAAGGTGCAGGTGGCGGTGGCGGATGTCATCGAGTTCGGGCCGGAGCTTCAGGCGGCCAAGGTGCTGATCGACGAATGCCTGACGGACTGGTCGTCGGACAGCCGTGTTGAGCTGCAGAGCCTGGTCAACCGGGTGTTTGCCGTCGACAAGGAAGGGCAGATCAACCGCGCCGAGCTGTTCATGCTGCTGCGCGTCGACATCAATGACCCGCGCTGGTTGCGGGCGATGGATGCGATCCGCGACAGCATCCGCGTCGTCGGGGCGCGGACGTATATGCGCTTCTATCAGCGCGCCACGCCCGATGCCGGGTGGCAGGGCGTGACGATCGACATGGCTTCGGCCTGA